The Amaranthus tricolor cultivar Red isolate AtriRed21 chromosome 6, ASM2621246v1, whole genome shotgun sequence genome has a segment encoding these proteins:
- the LOC130814907 gene encoding uncharacterized protein LOC130814907 isoform X1 — protein MESRHLSVLPITKHTQSQQQEQDHDQPNSKTPLLSSSSSSKSNHLSKIIYVALLLTTFISLISALFFFHPPKKLQSAIRPQLKLPHPVVILISSDGFRFGYQFKAPTPNIHRLIKNGTEAEMGLIPVFPTLTFPNHYSIVTGLYPPYHGIINNYFVDPITGDKFTMSNHDPKWWLGEPLWETVSKHGKKAATYFWPGSEVKKNSWDCPINFCMNYNGSVPFEDRVDTIISYFDLPGDEIPVFMTLYFEDPDHQGHQFGPDDPEITTAVVRIDEMIGRLILGLEKRGVFEDVTIIMVGDHGMVGTCDKKLIYLDDLAPWVMIPPNWVQSYTPLLAIRPPMESPSEIVAKMNEGLQSGRVENGNRLRVYLKEDLPKRLHYADSYRIPPIIGIVEEGFKVEQKKSNERECGGAHGYDNAFFSMRSIFIGHGPQFARGRKVTSFENVQIYNLVTSILNIEGAPNNENGIISRHYSMFLEWLY, from the exons ATGGAATCTCGCCACTTATCAGTTCTTCCCATAACCAAGCACACCCAATctcaacaacaagaacaagatCATGATCAACCAAATTCCAAAACAcctcttctttcttcatcttcttcatcaaaatcaaatcatctAAGCAAAATTATATACGTTGCTCTCCTCTTAACCACCTTCATTTCTCTCATTTCCGCTTTATTCTTCTTTCACCCCCCAAAAAAACTCCAATCCGCCATTAGACCTCAACTTAAGCTTCCTCATCCTGTAGTCATCTTGATTTCCTCAGATGGGTTTCGATTCGGGTACCAATTTAAAGCCCCAACACCAAACATTCATCGATTAATCAAAAATGGCACCGAAGCTGAAATGGGTTTAATCCCAGTTTTCCCAACATTAACTTTCCCTAATCATTATTCGATTGTTACTGGTTTATACCCTCCTTATCATGGGattattaacaattattttgttgatCCTATAACAGGAGATAAGTTTACAATGTCGAATCATGATCCCAAATGGTGGCTTGGTGAACCCTTATGGGAGACTGTTTCAAAACATGGGAAAAAAGCTGCTACTTATTTCTGGCCTGGATCTGAGGTAAAAAAGAATTCATGGGATTGCCCaattaatttttgtatgaatTATAATGGTTCTGTCCCTTTTGAGGATCGCGTTGATACTATAATTAGTTATTTTGATTTGCCTGGTGATGAAATTCCTGTGTTTATGACATTGTATTTTGAGGATCCGGATCATCAGGGTCATCAATTCGGGCCGGATGATCCGGAGATTACAACTGCTGTTGTTAGAATTGATGAAATGATAGGGAGATTAATTTTAGGGTTAGAAAAAAGAGGGGTTTTTGAGGATGTTACTATAATCATGGTTGGTGATCATGGGATGGTTGGTACTTGTGATAAGAAATTGATATATTTAGATGATTTAGCTCCTTGGGTTATGATTCCTCCTAATTGGGTTCAATCTTATACACCATTGCTAGCAATTCGCCCTCCGATGGAATCTCCATCGGAGATTGTAGCGAAAATGAATGAAGGGTTGCAATCGGGGAGGGTCGAGAATGGGAATCGTTTGAGGGTTTATCTTAAGGAAGATCTTCCGAAAAGGCTACATTATGCTGATAGTTATAGGATTCCACCTATAATTGGTATTGTTGAAGAGGGTTTTAAAGTAGAGCAAAAGAAATCTAATGAGAGAGAATGTGGAGGTGCACATGGATATGATAATGCATTTTTCTCTATGAGGAGTATTTTCATCGGCCATGGCCCTCAGTTTGCGAGAGGACGAAAGGTGACATCGTTCGAGAATGTTCAAATATATAACTTGGTTACTTCCATACTCAACATTGAAGGAGCTCCAAATAATG aaaatggcatcatttcgcgtcactatagtatgtttttggaatggttgtattag
- the LOC130814907 gene encoding uncharacterized protein LOC130814907 isoform X4 — protein sequence MESRHLSVLPITKHTQSQQQEQDHDQPNSKTPLLSSSSSSKSNHLSKIIYVALLLTTFISLISALFFFHPPKKLQSAIRPQLKLPHPVVILISSDGFRFGYQFKAPTPNIHRLIKNGTEAEMGLIPVFPTLTFPNHYSIVTGLYPPYHGIINNYFVDPITGDKFTMSNHDPKWWLGEPLWETVSKHGKKAATYFWPGSEVKKNSWDCPINFCMNYNGSVPFEDRVDTIISYFDLPGDEIPVFMTLYFEDPDHQGHQFGPDDPEITTAVVRIDEMIGRLILGLEKRGVFEDVTIIMVGDHGMVGTCDKKLIYLDDLAPWVMIPPNWVQSYTPLLAIRPPMESPSEIVAKMNEGLQSGRVENGNRLRVYLKEDLPKRLHYADSYRIPPIIGIVEEGFKVEQKKSNERECGGAHGYDNAFFSMRSIFIGHGPQFARGRKVTSFENVQIYNLVTSILNIEGAPNNGL from the exons ATGGAATCTCGCCACTTATCAGTTCTTCCCATAACCAAGCACACCCAATctcaacaacaagaacaagatCATGATCAACCAAATTCCAAAACAcctcttctttcttcatcttcttcatcaaaatcaaatcatctAAGCAAAATTATATACGTTGCTCTCCTCTTAACCACCTTCATTTCTCTCATTTCCGCTTTATTCTTCTTTCACCCCCCAAAAAAACTCCAATCCGCCATTAGACCTCAACTTAAGCTTCCTCATCCTGTAGTCATCTTGATTTCCTCAGATGGGTTTCGATTCGGGTACCAATTTAAAGCCCCAACACCAAACATTCATCGATTAATCAAAAATGGCACCGAAGCTGAAATGGGTTTAATCCCAGTTTTCCCAACATTAACTTTCCCTAATCATTATTCGATTGTTACTGGTTTATACCCTCCTTATCATGGGattattaacaattattttgttgatCCTATAACAGGAGATAAGTTTACAATGTCGAATCATGATCCCAAATGGTGGCTTGGTGAACCCTTATGGGAGACTGTTTCAAAACATGGGAAAAAAGCTGCTACTTATTTCTGGCCTGGATCTGAGGTAAAAAAGAATTCATGGGATTGCCCaattaatttttgtatgaatTATAATGGTTCTGTCCCTTTTGAGGATCGCGTTGATACTATAATTAGTTATTTTGATTTGCCTGGTGATGAAATTCCTGTGTTTATGACATTGTATTTTGAGGATCCGGATCATCAGGGTCATCAATTCGGGCCGGATGATCCGGAGATTACAACTGCTGTTGTTAGAATTGATGAAATGATAGGGAGATTAATTTTAGGGTTAGAAAAAAGAGGGGTTTTTGAGGATGTTACTATAATCATGGTTGGTGATCATGGGATGGTTGGTACTTGTGATAAGAAATTGATATATTTAGATGATTTAGCTCCTTGGGTTATGATTCCTCCTAATTGGGTTCAATCTTATACACCATTGCTAGCAATTCGCCCTCCGATGGAATCTCCATCGGAGATTGTAGCGAAAATGAATGAAGGGTTGCAATCGGGGAGGGTCGAGAATGGGAATCGTTTGAGGGTTTATCTTAAGGAAGATCTTCCGAAAAGGCTACATTATGCTGATAGTTATAGGATTCCACCTATAATTGGTATTGTTGAAGAGGGTTTTAAAGTAGAGCAAAAGAAATCTAATGAGAGAGAATGTGGAGGTGCACATGGATATGATAATGCATTTTTCTCTATGAGGAGTATTTTCATCGGCCATGGCCCTCAGTTTGCGAGAGGACGAAAGGTGACATCGTTCGAGAATGTTCAAATATATAACTTGGTTACTTCCATACTCAACATTGAAGGAGCTCCAAATAATG gtttgtag
- the LOC130814907 gene encoding uncharacterized protein LOC130814907 isoform X2: protein MESRHLSVLPITKHTQSQQQEQDHDQPNSKTPLLSSSSSSKSNHLSKIIYVALLLTTFISLISALFFFHPPKKLQSAIRPQLKLPHPVVILISSDGFRFGYQFKAPTPNIHRLIKNGTEAEMGLIPVFPTLTFPNHYSIVTGLYPPYHGIINNYFVDPITGDKFTMSNHDPKWWLGEPLWETVSKHGKKAATYFWPGSEVKKNSWDCPINFCMNYNGSVPFEDRVDTIISYFDLPGDEIPVFMTLYFEDPDHQGHQFGPDDPEITTAVVRIDEMIGRLILGLEKRGVFEDVTIIMVGDHGMVGTCDKKLIYLDDLAPWVMIPPNWVQSYTPLLAIRPPMESPSEIVAKMNEGLQSGRVENGNRLRVYLKEDLPKRLHYADSYRIPPIIGIVEEGFKVEQKKSNERECGGAHGYDNAFFSMRSIFIGHGPQFARGRKVTSFENVQIYNLVTSILNIEGAPNNGGGSPEDLSPALVCYLV, encoded by the exons ATGGAATCTCGCCACTTATCAGTTCTTCCCATAACCAAGCACACCCAATctcaacaacaagaacaagatCATGATCAACCAAATTCCAAAACAcctcttctttcttcatcttcttcatcaaaatcaaatcatctAAGCAAAATTATATACGTTGCTCTCCTCTTAACCACCTTCATTTCTCTCATTTCCGCTTTATTCTTCTTTCACCCCCCAAAAAAACTCCAATCCGCCATTAGACCTCAACTTAAGCTTCCTCATCCTGTAGTCATCTTGATTTCCTCAGATGGGTTTCGATTCGGGTACCAATTTAAAGCCCCAACACCAAACATTCATCGATTAATCAAAAATGGCACCGAAGCTGAAATGGGTTTAATCCCAGTTTTCCCAACATTAACTTTCCCTAATCATTATTCGATTGTTACTGGTTTATACCCTCCTTATCATGGGattattaacaattattttgttgatCCTATAACAGGAGATAAGTTTACAATGTCGAATCATGATCCCAAATGGTGGCTTGGTGAACCCTTATGGGAGACTGTTTCAAAACATGGGAAAAAAGCTGCTACTTATTTCTGGCCTGGATCTGAGGTAAAAAAGAATTCATGGGATTGCCCaattaatttttgtatgaatTATAATGGTTCTGTCCCTTTTGAGGATCGCGTTGATACTATAATTAGTTATTTTGATTTGCCTGGTGATGAAATTCCTGTGTTTATGACATTGTATTTTGAGGATCCGGATCATCAGGGTCATCAATTCGGGCCGGATGATCCGGAGATTACAACTGCTGTTGTTAGAATTGATGAAATGATAGGGAGATTAATTTTAGGGTTAGAAAAAAGAGGGGTTTTTGAGGATGTTACTATAATCATGGTTGGTGATCATGGGATGGTTGGTACTTGTGATAAGAAATTGATATATTTAGATGATTTAGCTCCTTGGGTTATGATTCCTCCTAATTGGGTTCAATCTTATACACCATTGCTAGCAATTCGCCCTCCGATGGAATCTCCATCGGAGATTGTAGCGAAAATGAATGAAGGGTTGCAATCGGGGAGGGTCGAGAATGGGAATCGTTTGAGGGTTTATCTTAAGGAAGATCTTCCGAAAAGGCTACATTATGCTGATAGTTATAGGATTCCACCTATAATTGGTATTGTTGAAGAGGGTTTTAAAGTAGAGCAAAAGAAATCTAATGAGAGAGAATGTGGAGGTGCACATGGATATGATAATGCATTTTTCTCTATGAGGAGTATTTTCATCGGCCATGGCCCTCAGTTTGCGAGAGGACGAAAGGTGACATCGTTCGAGAATGTTCAAATATATAACTTGGTTACTTCCATACTCAACATTGAAGGAGCTCCAAATAATG GAGGAGGATCCCCGGAGGACCTCTCTCCGGCCCTTGTTTGCTACCTTGTGTAG
- the LOC130814907 gene encoding uncharacterized protein LOC130814907 isoform X3, translating into MESRHLSVLPITKHTQSQQQEQDHDQPNSKTPLLSSSSSSKSNHLSKIIYVALLLTTFISLISALFFFHPPKKLQSAIRPQLKLPHPVVILISSDGFRFGYQFKAPTPNIHRLIKNGTEAEMGLIPVFPTLTFPNHYSIVTGLYPPYHGIINNYFVDPITGDKFTMSNHDPKWWLGEPLWETVSKHGKKAATYFWPGSEVKKNSWDCPINFCMNYNGSVPFEDRVDTIISYFDLPGDEIPVFMTLYFEDPDHQGHQFGPDDPEITTAVVRIDEMIGRLILGLEKRGVFEDVTIIMVGDHGMVGTCDKKLIYLDDLAPWVMIPPNWVQSYTPLLAIRPPMESPSEIVAKMNEGLQSGRVENGNRLRVYLKEDLPKRLHYADSYRIPPIIGIVEEGFKVEQKKSNERECGGAHGYDNAFFSMRSIFIGHGPQFARGRKVTSFENVQIYNLVTSILNIEGAPNNGSSSFPNSVLLPYA; encoded by the coding sequence ATGGAATCTCGCCACTTATCAGTTCTTCCCATAACCAAGCACACCCAATctcaacaacaagaacaagatCATGATCAACCAAATTCCAAAACAcctcttctttcttcatcttcttcatcaaaatcaaatcatctAAGCAAAATTATATACGTTGCTCTCCTCTTAACCACCTTCATTTCTCTCATTTCCGCTTTATTCTTCTTTCACCCCCCAAAAAAACTCCAATCCGCCATTAGACCTCAACTTAAGCTTCCTCATCCTGTAGTCATCTTGATTTCCTCAGATGGGTTTCGATTCGGGTACCAATTTAAAGCCCCAACACCAAACATTCATCGATTAATCAAAAATGGCACCGAAGCTGAAATGGGTTTAATCCCAGTTTTCCCAACATTAACTTTCCCTAATCATTATTCGATTGTTACTGGTTTATACCCTCCTTATCATGGGattattaacaattattttgttgatCCTATAACAGGAGATAAGTTTACAATGTCGAATCATGATCCCAAATGGTGGCTTGGTGAACCCTTATGGGAGACTGTTTCAAAACATGGGAAAAAAGCTGCTACTTATTTCTGGCCTGGATCTGAGGTAAAAAAGAATTCATGGGATTGCCCaattaatttttgtatgaatTATAATGGTTCTGTCCCTTTTGAGGATCGCGTTGATACTATAATTAGTTATTTTGATTTGCCTGGTGATGAAATTCCTGTGTTTATGACATTGTATTTTGAGGATCCGGATCATCAGGGTCATCAATTCGGGCCGGATGATCCGGAGATTACAACTGCTGTTGTTAGAATTGATGAAATGATAGGGAGATTAATTTTAGGGTTAGAAAAAAGAGGGGTTTTTGAGGATGTTACTATAATCATGGTTGGTGATCATGGGATGGTTGGTACTTGTGATAAGAAATTGATATATTTAGATGATTTAGCTCCTTGGGTTATGATTCCTCCTAATTGGGTTCAATCTTATACACCATTGCTAGCAATTCGCCCTCCGATGGAATCTCCATCGGAGATTGTAGCGAAAATGAATGAAGGGTTGCAATCGGGGAGGGTCGAGAATGGGAATCGTTTGAGGGTTTATCTTAAGGAAGATCTTCCGAAAAGGCTACATTATGCTGATAGTTATAGGATTCCACCTATAATTGGTATTGTTGAAGAGGGTTTTAAAGTAGAGCAAAAGAAATCTAATGAGAGAGAATGTGGAGGTGCACATGGATATGATAATGCATTTTTCTCTATGAGGAGTATTTTCATCGGCCATGGCCCTCAGTTTGCGAGAGGACGAAAGGTGACATCGTTCGAGAATGTTCAAATATATAACTTGGTTACTTCCATACTCAACATTGAAGGAGCTCCAAATAATGGTAGTTCTTCATTTCCTAACTCTGTACTTTTGCCTTATGCATAG